The Vreelandella piezotolerans genomic interval TGCTCGGATCACGAGGTCAACATCAAAATCTTGATCGATGAAGTGGTCAAGCGTGGCGATATGACCGACAAGCAGCGTAACCAGCTGCTGGCCGACATGACCGAAGAGGTCGCCGACCTGGTGATTCTGGATAACTACCGCCAGACCCAGGCACTGGACCTGTCGGAGATCTTGTCTCACCAGGGCATGGGGCCGTACCGTCGCTTCATCAGCGAGCTGGAGTCCGCCGGTCAAATCGACCGCGAGCTGGAGTTCCTGCCCGCCGATGACGTGCTCAAAGAGCGCGCCAGCAACAATCAGGGCATGCGCTTACCGGAACTGTCGGTGCTGATCTCCTACGCCAAGAGCACCCTGAAGGGCGACTTGATCAACTCCGACGTGCCCGACGATCTGTATATCCACCGTCATCTGGAGCGTCTGTTCCCGGCCGTGCTCACCGAACGCTACCAGAACGAGATGTACGACCACCGTCTAAAGCGTGAAATCGTCGCCACCCAGGTGGCCAACGATCTCGTCGATCACATGGGCATCGTCTTCGTGCGTCGCCTGATGGATTCGACCGGCGCTGGCCGTGCGGACATTGCCCGCGCCTACGTGGTGGCCCGCGATGCCTTCAATCTGCCGTCGCTGTGGGCGCAGATCGAAGCGCTGGATAACCAAGTGCCCAGCCGTGTGCAGTACTCCATGATGCTGGATTTGATGCGCATGATCCGCCGCGCTACGCGCTGGTTCCTTCGTCAGCACCTGGGGCTCTCGACCCAGGACACCATCGAGTACTTCGGCCCACGCTTGGCGCAGTTGCAGGAGGGCATTGGCGAGCTGCTCAGCGGTGAAGAGCAGGCCGTATGGCGCCAGCGCTGTGATGAATTGCTGGAAGCTGGCGTGCCGGAAGCACTGGCCGCCACCGTGGCTGCCGCGCCGAGTCTCTACGCTGGCCTGGGCATCATTCAAGCCGCGCGGATCACCAACGAGAAGCCGCAACGGGTGGCCGAGGTGTTCTATGAAATCGGCAGCCGCTTAGAGCTACCATGGATGATCCAGCAGGTTACCCACCTGGAGGTCCGCGATGCCTGGCAGGCCCAGGCGAGAGAAACCTTCCGCGACGACATCGACCGTCAGCAGCTGGCGCTCACTACCAGTGTTCTGAAGCTAGAAGCCGGCAGCCGTGACACCCAAGAGCGGGTAGCCCAGTGGCTAGAGCAGCATGCCGAGCTACACCGCCGCTGGTGCCGCCTGATCGACGAAGTGCGCGGTGGCAGTGAAGGAGGGTTTGCACTGTTTGCCGTGGCCGTGCGTGAACTGGTCGACCTGGCCGAAAGCGACAGCGAAGCGTAAACCGAAGCGCGTGCTCAACGGCACGCTGCACGCTCGGTAGGAAGCCGCGCCCTGGGGGATCAGGACGCGGCTTTTTTCATCCTGCGAAGCCTGGGCGATGTGCGCTATACTGCGCCCGCCCCGCACGTCGCCCACCGATTAGGAGAGTCTTACCGATGTACCCCATTGCACGCTCGCTGCTGTTTCGCTTGGATCCCGAAACCACCCATGGCATGGCGCTGAACGCGCTCGACGCGTTGCACAAAGTGGGCGGTATTCAGCGACTGTATGGCAAGCCGGTGAGCGACCCGGTCGCACTCATGGGGCTGCGTTTCCCTAACCGTATTGGGCTGGCGGCCGGGCTGGATAAAAACGCCGACCACTTGGATGCGCTGGGCGAGCTAGGATTTGGCTTTGTGGAGGTCGGCACCGTAACACCCAAGGCGCAGCCGGGAAATCCAAAACCGCGTCTCTTTCGATTGGCCGACCACGAGGCGATCATCAACCGCTTCGGGTTCAACAACAAAGGGGTGGCGCATCTCGTCGCGCAGGTCAAAAAACGTCACTACAACGGCATCGTCGGCATCAATATCGGTAAGAATTTGACCACGTCGGTTGAGAACGCCCTGGATGACTACCTATTATGCCTCGATGCGGTACATGGCGCGGCGGACTACATAGCGGTGAATATCTCGTCGCCCAATACACCGGGGCTACGCACGCTGCAGTTTGGCGAACAGCTAGATGCCCTGTTGGGGCCGATTCGCGCCAAAAGCCGCGAGTTGGATGCTCAGGCAGGTCGCAGGGTGCCTCTGCTGGTGAAAATCGCACCAGACATGAGCGAAGAGGAGGTCGCGCTGGTGGCTGGCAGTATCGCACGCAACGAGCTGGACGGCGTGATTGCGACCAATACCACCGTCTCCCGGGAGGCCGTGCAGAACGACCCGCAAGCACAAGAAGTCGGCGGGCTCTCCGGTAAGCCGGTGTTCGAGGCGTCCAATACGGTCATTCGTCTACTGCGCAAGCACCTGCCGACGCTGCCGATCATTGGCGTGGGTGGCATCGATAGTGGTGAAGCGGCCCGGGCGAAAATGGCGGCCGGTGCGGATCTTGTGCAGCTCTATTCGGGATTGATCTACCAAGGGCCTGGGCTAGTGAAGCAGTGTGCCGAGGCGCTCAAGCAAATCGGTTGAAAAAGCCGCAGATAGACGATAAAAAGCCCGCTTTGCAGCGGGCTCCGTCTCCTAATGTTTGAGTAAAAGGTAAATAAATTAGGTCATGACCATGGGGTTTTTATGAATACCGGAGACGCCGATCATTCCGTCCCATTGGTCACCACGACCTTCACGCCAACCGCTCATCCAATATTCGCGTAAATTGACATCTTGACTGGGGCAATCATCACGGGAGCGACCCATGATGCCCGCTTTGTAGCCGTGAACATAAGCCCGCTGGAAGCGATCACGTTTTTGTCGTTTCATTGGCTAACCTCTTTGCATGAAAGCCTTTGATAAGAAGCAGGTCACAAGGCAACGTAGTAATAACAGGCCCATAGGCGTGCTTTACCCAGATTGCCAACACCACTTCGAGAAGTGACTTCAAGTTCAAGAGTGAGCTGCTGCCTCAGCGCTAATGCCTAGCACTCACGTGCTGAACGGAAGAAGCGGCAAGCTCAGACAAGCCAAGGATCGTTACCGGCGTTTAGAAACAGACACGATAAAGACCCTGACAAGCAACGCATGCGTTTTTAGTAGCTACCCTCTTATTGTTAGACCATGATGGGGTCACTTGTCGACCATCAAATTGTCATAAGACATACATTCATTTGCCATATACAGGAATATCGCGCGGTGACGCGCGGCGATCATCATGACCGAGCTGAGCCAAACTGCCCCTCTCAACCTACTAGCGACCTGCCCCAAAGGCATCGAAGGCCTGCTGGCGGATGAACTGACGGCCCTGGGCGCCGAACCGGGTAAAACCACCGTGGCGGGGGTCTATTTTTCTGCCGACCAAGCCACGGCCTACCGAGTCTGTTTATGGTCTCGCCTAGCGAACCGTGTGATTTTGCTACTGGCGCGGGAGTCTCTGGTCGAGACCGCCGAGCAGGTACGCAATGTGGTCGCACGCATCGCCTGGAGCCAGCATCTTGCCCCCGGCAAGACCTTGGCGGTGGATTTTCATGGCCGCAGCGACCATATTCGCCACACGCGCTTCGGCGCACAGACGGTGAAAGATGGTGTGGTGGACGCGCTGCAGTTAGGCGGTCGAGAGCGGCCCAACGTGGACACCAAAGCGCCTGACCTGCGCATTTACGCCCACCTGCACCGGGCCAACTTAAGCCTGGGAATCGATCTCTCCGGTGATAGTCTCCACCGCCGTGGCTACCGCCGCGATGTCGGGCACGCGCCGCTCAAAGAGAACTTGGCGGCAGCGCTGCTGGTGCGCGCAGGCTGGACGGAACGGGCCAAAGCGGGCGAGCCATTGATCGATCCGCTATGTGGGGCAGGAACGCTGCTAATCGAAGCGGCGCTGATGGCATCTGACCAAGCCCCTAACTTGAACCGCGAGCGGTTTGGCTTTCACGGCTGGGCAGGCCATCAAGACGCTGTGTGGAGTGAATTAAAACGCGAAGCCGAAGCACGCGCCTCGATTGGACGCAAACGTTGCAAAACCGAACTGATAGGCTTTGATCAAAGCCCGGCAGCACTGACCGCCGCGAAATCTAACGCCATGCGGGCGGGCATTCCTGCGCTGATCACGCTCCACGGCCAGAGTCTCGCCCAACTACATCGGCCGGAGACGCTGACCGCCGAGCAGGGGCTATTGATCACCAACCCGCCCTACGGCGAGCGCCTGGGCGAGCTGCCGGAACTGGTGCGGCTTTATGCTCAGCTCGGTGAAAAAGCCAAGGCGCTGTTTCCTGGCTGGACGCTGGCGCTGTTTACCGGTAATCCGGATCTCGGCCACCGCCTTGGGCTGCGCGCTCATAAACAGCACGCGCTAAAAAACGGCGCGCTGGATGCCAAGCTGCTGCTCATGGAGATTGCCAGCGCCCGCCCTGCGCCTAAGCAGAGCGGTGAGCCGACAGACGCGGGCGTAGTGCCCCAGGCAAGCCGTACGACAACATCGACGGTGTCGGAAAATGCAAAGATGTTTGCCAACCGTCTGGCAAAAAATCAAAAACGTCTGAAAAAATGGCTGAAGCAGAGTGGTGAAACCTGCTATCGCCTTTACGATGCCGATATGCCAGAGTACGCGCTGGCAGTGGATCGCTACGGCGACCGCGTGCACGTTCAGGAGTATGCGGCACCGAGTTCCGTGAACCCTTCTCAGGCACAAAAACGGCTGTTTGATGCCCTGGACGTGCTGCCCGAGGCGTTGGGGGTCGATCCCAGCAAGATTTACGTCAAGCGCCGCGAGCGGCAAACCGGTGCGGCCCAGTACCAAAAGCGCGATGCCAGCGGCGAGCGTTTTGAAGTGCGGGAGGGCAGCGCAAGGCTATGGGTCAACCTGCGGGATTACCTGGATACCGGTCTGTTTCTGGACCACCGGCCGGTACGCCGAATGCTGGGCGAGATGGCCAGCGGCAAGCGCTTTCTCAACCTGTTCTGTTACACCGCGACGGCCACCGTGCAGGCCGCGCTAGGCGGGGCCAGCGACAGCGTTAGCGTGGACATGTCCAACACCTACCTGGAGTGGGCCCGGGACAACTTTGCGCTCAACCAGCTCGAGCCCAGGCTGCACCGCGTGGTGCGGGATGACTGCTTCCGCTGGCTGGAAACCGCCAACGCGCAGTTCGATCTGATTTTCATGGACCCGCCGACCTTCTCGAATTCGAAAAAGATGCGTGACACGCTCGATGTGCAGCGCGACCACCCGCGCTTGGTGGAGCTCGCCATGGCGCGCCTGGCCCCCGGCGGTACGCTGGTGTTCTCCAACAATCAGCGCCGCTTCAAGCTCGACGAAGCACTGAGCGAGCGCTACGCCGTCGAGGAGATCACTGCGCGCACCTTCGATCCGGATTTTCAGCGGCGCACCAACTTGCATCACGTATTTTTGCTGCGTCACGCCCCCTTTGCCGATAAAGGGCAAGGCGATGATTGAACTATCGATTTACACCACGCTAGGCTGCCATCTATGCGCCCAATTGGAGGTGCTGGTGGCAACCCTGGCCAACCAAGAGGTGAGGCTGCACCACATCGAGATCAGCGACGACGACGCTCTAGTGGAGCGTTACGGCACGCGGATCCCGGTGCTGGTCGATGACGACGGGGTCGAGTTGGATCGCGGCTTCGACGTGGCGCGTTTGAGCCACTGGTTGAGCGAGCGGGGCTGGCTGGATGAGACGGCGCTGGCCGCACTCACCGCGCCGCCAGAACACGCGCCCCCCGTGGGGGCCCATCAGCGCAACGGGCGGCGCTTCTTAGGCTAATGAAGCGGGGAGAGTCAGTCTAAAAGGGTGATGCGTCAGAGCGCGTCTAAAAGCGACAGCTGACGCATCGCTTCTTGGCCTTCTGGCGTATGGTCGGCGGCTTCAAGCACTTTGCGGAACCCGCGTGAGGATTGAATCGTCGTTTCATCCTCCAGCCACATTTCTGCTTGCTCCAGAGTGTCCGCTAACTGGTGTTTCAATCCGCCAAACTGGGTGCCGATTTGCCCCCAGGCGCGGCTGAAAATCCAGTCGCCGAACATATCCTGGTGAATATGCACCAACACATAGTCATGGTCGGTTTCCCAGCGTACGATCACACCCATCTCCTTAACCACTGCTTGATCACGCCTGCACAGCAAGCCATTGCGGGCGTATTGTAAAGCCCGGATACCAAAACGCCTATGAAACTTGTTATCGACGCTAATATCCCCGCTGCCGACGCCTGTTTTGCAGGCATGGGGACGCTGCACCGTCTGCCAGGCCGCGAGATCCGTGCGGCAGACGTGCAGGACGCCGATGCGCTGATCGTGCGCTCGATCACTCAGGTGAACCGCACACTACTGGCCAACAGCGCGGTGCGTTTTGTGGGTACCTGTACCATTGGTACTGACCATATCGATCTCGACTATCTCAAAGAGCGTGGAATTGGCTTTGCCAGCGCGCCGGGATGCAATGCGGACGCGGTGGTGGACTATGTGCTGAGCAGCTTACTGACGGTGAGCGAGCGAGAAGGCTGGCCGCTGTTGAAACGAACCGTGGGCATCGTTGGCGCAGGCAACGTGGGTAGTCGCTTACAGCGCCGCTTGCAGGCACTTGGCGTGGCGGTA includes:
- a CDS encoding quinone-dependent dihydroorotate dehydrogenase — encoded protein: MYPIARSLLFRLDPETTHGMALNALDALHKVGGIQRLYGKPVSDPVALMGLRFPNRIGLAAGLDKNADHLDALGELGFGFVEVGTVTPKAQPGNPKPRLFRLADHEAIINRFGFNNKGVAHLVAQVKKRHYNGIVGINIGKNLTTSVENALDDYLLCLDAVHGAADYIAVNISSPNTPGLRTLQFGEQLDALLGPIRAKSRELDAQAGRRVPLLVKIAPDMSEEEVALVAGSIARNELDGVIATNTTVSREAVQNDPQAQEVGGLSGKPVFEASNTVIRLLRKHLPTLPIIGVGGIDSGEAARAKMAAGADLVQLYSGLIYQGPGLVKQCAEALKQIG
- a CDS encoding glutaredoxin family protein, yielding MIELSIYTTLGCHLCAQLEVLVATLANQEVRLHHIEISDDDALVERYGTRIPVLVDDDGVELDRGFDVARLSHWLSERGWLDETALAALTAPPEHAPPVGAHQRNGRRFLG
- the rlmKL gene encoding bifunctional 23S rRNA (guanine(2069)-N(7))-methyltransferase RlmK/23S rRNA (guanine(2445)-N(2))-methyltransferase RlmL, producing the protein MTELSQTAPLNLLATCPKGIEGLLADELTALGAEPGKTTVAGVYFSADQATAYRVCLWSRLANRVILLLARESLVETAEQVRNVVARIAWSQHLAPGKTLAVDFHGRSDHIRHTRFGAQTVKDGVVDALQLGGRERPNVDTKAPDLRIYAHLHRANLSLGIDLSGDSLHRRGYRRDVGHAPLKENLAAALLVRAGWTERAKAGEPLIDPLCGAGTLLIEAALMASDQAPNLNRERFGFHGWAGHQDAVWSELKREAEARASIGRKRCKTELIGFDQSPAALTAAKSNAMRAGIPALITLHGQSLAQLHRPETLTAEQGLLITNPPYGERLGELPELVRLYAQLGEKAKALFPGWTLALFTGNPDLGHRLGLRAHKQHALKNGALDAKLLLMEIASARPAPKQSGEPTDAGVVPQASRTTTSTVSENAKMFANRLAKNQKRLKKWLKQSGETCYRLYDADMPEYALAVDRYGDRVHVQEYAAPSSVNPSQAQKRLFDALDVLPEALGVDPSKIYVKRRERQTGAAQYQKRDASGERFEVREGSARLWVNLRDYLDTGLFLDHRPVRRMLGEMASGKRFLNLFCYTATATVQAALGGASDSVSVDMSNTYLEWARDNFALNQLEPRLHRVVRDDCFRWLETANAQFDLIFMDPPTFSNSKKMRDTLDVQRDHPRLVELAMARLAPGGTLVFSNNQRRFKLDEALSERYAVEEITARTFDPDFQRRTNLHHVFLLRHAPFADKGQGDD
- the rmf gene encoding ribosome modulation factor, with the translated sequence MKRQKRDRFQRAYVHGYKAGIMGRSRDDCPSQDVNLREYWMSGWREGRGDQWDGMIGVSGIHKNPMVMT